A single window of Thalassoroseus pseudoceratinae DNA harbors:
- a CDS encoding rhodanese-like domain-containing protein yields MSHTQMISVTQLAERYHQGTIDLLDVRTAIEFREVHAASARNIPLDSLNPAAVMNQRNGSADETLYVICKSGARGAKAQQKFHEAGFPNVVNVEGGTEAWVAADLPVVRGKKAMSLERQVRIAAGFIVFIGAILGIFIHPYYAGISAFVGAGLMFAGITDTCAMGLLIAKMPWNRVQDESCCRIQ; encoded by the coding sequence ATGTCCCACACACAAATGATTTCAGTCACTCAACTTGCGGAACGGTACCACCAAGGTACGATCGATCTCCTTGACGTTCGGACGGCAATTGAGTTCCGCGAAGTTCACGCGGCATCGGCTCGCAACATCCCCCTGGATTCTTTGAACCCAGCCGCAGTGATGAATCAGAGAAATGGTTCGGCTGATGAAACACTATACGTAATCTGCAAAAGCGGCGCACGGGGAGCAAAAGCACAACAGAAGTTCCACGAAGCCGGATTCCCGAACGTCGTCAACGTCGAAGGCGGAACCGAAGCCTGGGTTGCAGCCGACTTACCGGTTGTCCGAGGCAAGAAAGCCATGTCGTTAGAACGCCAGGTCAGAATTGCTGCCGGATTCATCGTATTCATTGGCGCGATTCTTGGAATCTTCATTCACCCCTACTATGCCGGTATCTCTGCGTTCGTCGGTGCAGGACTCATGTTCGCAGGTATCACCGACACCTGTGCAATGGGCCTACTCATCGCAAAAATGCCTTGGAACCGGGTTCAGGATGAGTCATGTTGTCGCATCCAATAA
- a CDS encoding ArsR/SmtB family transcription factor, translated as MTTKTTDSQNDKPPGNMEALAEAAECLKTLAHPVRLRMVQLLLQGRYTVGELAEDCGVPNNVASEHLRLMQRCGFFTSEREGRRVYYQVAEPHLQNIMNCVESRFLA; from the coding sequence ATGACTACGAAAACGACAGACTCACAAAACGACAAGCCTCCTGGCAACATGGAAGCTCTAGCGGAAGCCGCAGAGTGCTTGAAAACGCTCGCGCATCCCGTGCGGCTGCGAATGGTGCAACTCTTATTGCAAGGTCGCTATACCGTCGGTGAGTTGGCGGAAGATTGCGGGGTGCCCAACAACGTTGCCTCGGAACACTTAAGGTTGATGCAACGGTGCGGTTTTTTCACCAGTGAGCGTGAGGGGCGGCGGGTTTACTACCAAGTCGCAGAACCGCATCTACAAAACATCATGAACTGCGTTGAAAGCCGTTTTTTGGCGTGA
- a CDS encoding sigma-54-dependent transcriptional regulator, protein MDDEFHILVVDDEPNIRSGLAKGLKREANRIETAGTVNEALDKFDSGNFQLVIADVRLPGDRDGLELVSLVQQRQPGTTAIVITAHGTVETAVDAMRRGAFDFITKPVDLNLIRQQVAKAREHHQLQAENRQLKGKLAEVGEVSGIVGNCRALKDVLTQVRQVADTDATVLIQGESGTGKELIARAIHDLSTRSAGPFVAVNLGALPESLLESELFGHEKGSFTGASRQKPGCFEVAKNGTLFLDEITEIPSKSQVDLLRVLETGQFARVGGEQTLESDARIVSATNRSIQKLVEDGTFREDLFYRLNIVPIDVPPLRQRQDDIPLLAQHFLSHFCTRHRRQEKTIAPNAMEIFVSANWPGNIRQLRNVIERLVVTVADDVISPADLPTDLIPVSNAPSAKPRSLAEVTELAEKEAIQSALVENDCHREQTAKALGISVRTLHYKINRYDLQSMCR, encoded by the coding sequence ATGGATGACGAATTCCACATTCTCGTTGTCGACGACGAACCCAACATCCGCTCCGGCTTGGCCAAAGGTCTCAAGCGGGAAGCGAACCGTATCGAAACGGCTGGGACGGTCAACGAAGCTCTCGACAAGTTCGACAGCGGAAACTTCCAACTTGTCATCGCAGATGTCCGACTCCCCGGTGATCGCGATGGACTGGAACTCGTCTCGCTCGTCCAGCAACGCCAACCCGGCACAACGGCCATTGTGATTACAGCTCACGGCACCGTCGAAACAGCCGTCGACGCGATGCGTCGGGGAGCTTTCGACTTCATCACAAAACCTGTTGACCTAAATCTCATCCGGCAACAGGTCGCCAAAGCCCGAGAACATCACCAACTTCAGGCCGAGAACCGACAGCTGAAAGGCAAGCTCGCGGAAGTCGGCGAAGTCTCCGGTATTGTTGGCAACTGCCGGGCACTCAAGGACGTGCTGACTCAAGTTCGACAAGTGGCGGACACCGATGCCACCGTGCTCATCCAAGGCGAAAGCGGCACCGGGAAGGAGTTGATCGCTCGGGCCATCCACGACCTTAGCACCCGATCCGCAGGCCCGTTCGTTGCGGTGAATCTCGGAGCACTTCCGGAATCTCTGCTGGAAAGCGAGTTGTTTGGTCACGAAAAAGGTTCGTTCACAGGTGCCTCGCGTCAAAAACCCGGCTGCTTTGAAGTCGCCAAGAACGGCACGCTCTTTCTCGATGAGATCACCGAGATTCCGTCCAAGAGTCAGGTCGATCTATTGCGGGTTCTCGAAACAGGTCAGTTCGCTCGTGTGGGTGGCGAGCAAACACTCGAATCCGACGCTCGAATCGTTTCAGCGACCAATCGCAGCATTCAAAAACTTGTGGAAGACGGAACCTTTCGCGAGGACCTTTTTTATCGGCTCAACATCGTGCCGATTGACGTGCCACCGCTTCGACAACGACAGGACGACATCCCATTGTTGGCACAACACTTCCTCAGCCATTTCTGTACTCGCCATCGTCGACAAGAAAAGACGATTGCCCCGAACGCGATGGAAATTTTCGTCTCCGCGAACTGGCCAGGCAATATCCGTCAACTTCGCAATGTCATCGAGCGATTGGTCGTCACCGTTGCCGATGATGTCATTTCGCCGGCTGACCTTCCCACCGACTTGATACCCGTCTCGAATGCCCCCTCGGCCAAACCACGCTCTCTGGCGGAAGTCACCGAGTTGGCCGAAAAAGAGGCCATCCAGTCCGCCCTTGTCGAAAATGATTGCCACCGCGAACAAACCGCGAAGGCTCTCGGCATCAGCGTGAGAACTCTGCACTACAAAATCAACCGGTACGACCTGCAGAGCATGTGCCGCTAA
- a CDS encoding two-component system sensor histidine kinase NtrB, with the protein MFRVHSKETGKYYRLAIIGLLLMSAAALGVTIWVMIDFLREQEIVDELIRQLPEDATESAEVLAGELRWQFRLSMLVVLNLVVTGIAVVLLWRAYRSSQESLRDLKNLAGDIISSMDQAVITTDANGNVTSINRRGLELLNPPEECVGRPLTNLSDKVPLEDFRREWRIEQNVAMTRDFIVNANGSTRTLRAFCQSLTDHEDQAIGNVLQLRDVTERLLIEDRMSRMERFIELRPLAAGLHHEIKNPLAALSLHVQLLEEEIENDDTPDESLHMLSVIKTEVSRIGNVLEGFRDFASIDRLNLGPVDLPELVQRQVELVRPTAQQQHVSLDVQIATPELQEIVADRTRLEQVLLNLLLNALEAMPHGGLVSINVARSGETARVEVTDSGNGIPDELHDKVFDAYFTTKGSGTGLGLAMCDKIMRQHEGNLTFRSSRNGTTFEMVLPIQPAKTEQSG; encoded by the coding sequence ATGTTTCGAGTTCATTCTAAAGAGACGGGAAAGTACTATCGGCTAGCCATCATCGGCCTGCTGCTGATGAGTGCCGCTGCCTTAGGCGTTACCATTTGGGTGATGATCGATTTCCTCCGCGAGCAGGAAATCGTGGACGAACTCATCCGTCAATTGCCCGAAGATGCCACTGAGTCAGCAGAGGTCCTTGCTGGCGAACTTCGTTGGCAGTTTCGGCTCTCCATGCTCGTGGTGCTGAATTTGGTCGTCACTGGAATTGCTGTCGTTCTGCTGTGGCGAGCATACCGCTCATCACAGGAATCGCTGCGAGACCTCAAAAATCTCGCCGGCGATATCATCAGCAGCATGGATCAGGCAGTCATCACCACCGACGCCAACGGCAACGTGACCAGCATCAACCGACGCGGACTGGAACTGCTGAATCCACCGGAAGAGTGTGTCGGTCGTCCACTCACAAACCTATCAGACAAGGTCCCACTCGAAGATTTCCGCCGGGAATGGCGAATCGAGCAGAACGTCGCCATGACACGTGACTTCATCGTCAACGCGAACGGTTCGACGCGGACGCTTCGTGCTTTTTGCCAATCGCTAACGGATCACGAAGACCAAGCGATCGGCAATGTTTTGCAGCTTCGCGATGTTACCGAACGTCTGCTCATCGAAGATCGCATGAGTCGGATGGAGCGTTTTATCGAACTCCGGCCACTGGCAGCTGGTCTCCACCATGAGATCAAGAATCCGCTTGCGGCACTCTCGCTGCACGTGCAATTGCTTGAGGAAGAAATCGAAAATGACGACACACCCGACGAATCCCTACACATGCTTAGCGTGATCAAAACCGAGGTTTCGCGAATCGGAAATGTACTGGAAGGCTTCCGTGATTTTGCCTCAATCGACCGACTGAATCTCGGACCGGTCGATTTGCCGGAACTCGTCCAAAGACAGGTCGAGTTGGTTCGCCCGACAGCCCAACAGCAACACGTTTCACTTGATGTCCAAATCGCGACCCCGGAATTACAGGAAATCGTCGCCGACCGAACTCGATTGGAACAGGTCTTGCTGAACTTGCTGCTCAACGCACTGGAAGCGATGCCCCATGGCGGTCTCGTCTCAATCAACGTTGCTCGATCTGGCGAAACGGCACGAGTCGAAGTGACGGACTCCGGCAACGGTATTCCTGACGAACTCCATGACAAAGTGTTCGACGCCTACTTTACCACCAAAGGTTCCGGAACCGGGTTAGGGCTCGCCATGTGTGACAAAATCATGCGGCAACACGAGGGCAACCTGACATTTCGGTCTTCGCGCAACGGGACAACGTTTGAAATGGTTCTCCCCATTCAACCCGCGAAGACCGAGCAATCTGGATAG
- a CDS encoding carbonic anhydrase — MQKLVDGIHKFKSESFSQDQKLFETLAEGQNPLALFITCSDSRIDPNLLTQTKPGELFIQRTAGNIVPPYGSVFAGEACTIEYAVVALGIKDIIICGHSHCGAMGGLLDLDSLDKMPAVKAYLKHAEATRRIVDENYTHLTDPAERLTLTIEENVLVQLENLRTHPSVAAAISRGDLKLHGWVYKFETGDVFGYNPEENAFLPIEDFEPVAPSSRSLPPI; from the coding sequence ATGCAGAAACTTGTCGACGGAATCCACAAATTCAAATCGGAATCATTTAGCCAGGACCAAAAACTGTTCGAGACGCTAGCGGAGGGCCAAAACCCGCTGGCATTGTTTATCACCTGTTCGGATTCCCGAATCGACCCCAACCTTCTGACGCAGACGAAACCAGGGGAACTTTTCATTCAACGAACCGCCGGAAACATCGTGCCACCCTACGGCAGTGTTTTTGCAGGCGAGGCGTGCACAATCGAATACGCCGTCGTAGCTCTCGGGATCAAGGATATTATCATCTGTGGCCATTCCCACTGTGGAGCAATGGGTGGCCTTCTCGACCTTGATTCCCTCGACAAAATGCCGGCCGTCAAAGCTTACCTAAAGCACGCCGAAGCGACACGTCGGATCGTCGATGAGAACTACACACACCTGACGGACCCCGCCGAGCGACTCACCCTGACCATTGAGGAGAATGTGCTCGTTCAACTCGAAAACCTCAGGACTCACCCTTCGGTTGCCGCCGCGATCAGTCGAGGGGATCTCAAATTGCACGGCTGGGTCTACAAATTCGAGACCGGCGACGTCTTCGGTTACAATCCGGAAGAGAATGCGTTTCTACCAATTGAAGACTTTGAGCCAGTGGCGCCGAGTAGCCGTTCGCTCCCACCGATTTAA
- a CDS encoding DUF2309 domain-containing protein — protein MPTLEIEDDSLSSCHPTTMSLRETVEHAAHFLPAQGPIEVFVHHNTLHAIEEKPFHSAVKAGLARYGAEPYFSEQKYRDLCSTGRITDEDLEAVLQEDLGEWASEQINQLGTRCEIRYAMLRHPMHVGPDAELRWVVAETDALQRFRDQTTEINRSRIVSAAKKLMEETDRTSEFINGLAQKFGTHSDSWSQATWESFSLHLLWRICLGGVCSSTSTSPPTSYVRPRDLLLHVTGQDIDRNVHDLLIRFCAAYVDQGYSDWHLPNRDQGFFEAFVTLYSGKSRGLDRWLKRLPAELSSLRESHATAEDVIEASLRELGVAEFDREEFITQSLLALGGWAGIIRQLESGVDWVVHPIPQGSLIGMLAVQLLLEKHAIRNLGADAFGESDSIQRIIESAQRRLDNPVPLSRERAAVLLFQVAQMLGWTPLELRQLSETDWRQLAEEVEGFGGLERRRIFHEAYERKYHHAALNAFSKHAKSRRKTAEPWGDRPAFQIVTCIDDREESFRRHLEEVQPRCETFGAAGFFAVAMYYRGAADGFYKPLCPGVITPDHYVQEDVGYTFEGIHRERAELRRRLGRVSHLFHTRSRTFLGGMFAGIVGSLATAPLVARVLFPHLTARIRRRFGSLLQPPPVTHLQLERYADEPGPDNGHIGYSIDEMAGVVLRLLQDIGLTNSQDFSRLFIVCGHGSSSLNNPHESAYCCGACAGKRGGPNARAFAEMANDWRVRALVAERGVVIPEDTTFIGAYHNTCDDSVVFYDLDQLPSSHRQEFEAARSSIEEARRRNAHERCRRFVSAPLDLSPKEALRHVESRAQDISQARPEYNHATNAMCVVGRRDWSRGLFLDRRAFLTSYDPNQDDEDHTILLRILSAAIPVCAGINLEYYFSCVDYTNYGSGSKLPHNIVSLLGVMEGTSSDLRTGLYQQMVEIHEPLRILFLIETTPDAMLSIIERNEGIAKLCRGGWSHLAVIDTETSQIQVFRDGIFEPFNPDDSQLAQVSSSLDCYQGQRDHLPFYSIAETEVSP, from the coding sequence GTGCCGACCTTAGAAATCGAAGACGATTCGCTCTCCTCATGCCACCCCACCACGATGTCCCTGCGAGAGACCGTCGAACATGCAGCCCATTTTCTGCCGGCTCAAGGGCCGATTGAGGTTTTTGTTCATCACAACACGCTGCATGCCATTGAAGAGAAACCGTTCCATTCCGCGGTAAAAGCGGGTTTGGCGCGATACGGAGCGGAACCGTATTTTTCCGAGCAGAAGTATCGTGATTTGTGTTCCACCGGTCGGATCACCGACGAAGACTTAGAAGCAGTCCTCCAGGAAGATCTCGGTGAGTGGGCGAGCGAGCAGATCAATCAACTCGGAACGCGGTGCGAAATCCGTTATGCCATGCTTCGGCATCCCATGCATGTCGGACCCGATGCGGAATTGCGGTGGGTTGTCGCAGAGACAGACGCCCTCCAACGATTTCGAGATCAGACCACTGAAATCAATCGCTCCCGTATCGTGTCTGCTGCCAAAAAGTTGATGGAAGAAACCGACCGCACATCGGAATTCATCAATGGACTGGCCCAAAAGTTCGGTACTCACTCCGACAGTTGGTCCCAAGCGACATGGGAGTCCTTCTCGTTGCATCTGCTTTGGCGGATTTGTTTGGGCGGTGTATGTTCATCGACGTCGACAAGTCCGCCGACTTCGTACGTTCGGCCGCGAGATTTGCTGCTTCATGTCACCGGACAAGACATCGACCGCAACGTCCATGACCTGCTGATTCGTTTCTGTGCCGCCTATGTGGATCAGGGATATTCGGACTGGCATTTGCCCAACCGTGATCAAGGATTCTTCGAAGCGTTTGTCACGTTGTATTCCGGCAAGAGCCGGGGGCTCGATCGCTGGTTGAAACGGTTGCCGGCGGAGTTGTCGTCTCTCCGCGAAAGCCATGCGACAGCAGAGGACGTGATCGAGGCGTCACTTCGCGAGCTGGGAGTCGCTGAGTTCGATCGAGAAGAGTTCATCACCCAATCGCTGCTGGCGTTGGGTGGTTGGGCTGGGATCATTCGGCAGTTGGAATCGGGGGTAGATTGGGTGGTGCATCCGATTCCGCAGGGCTCATTGATCGGCATGCTGGCCGTCCAATTGCTCTTGGAAAAACATGCGATCCGGAACCTGGGTGCGGATGCGTTTGGCGAATCGGATTCGATTCAGCGGATCATCGAGTCCGCGCAACGAAGGCTCGATAATCCTGTTCCGCTGAGTCGCGAGCGAGCCGCGGTCTTGTTGTTCCAGGTTGCGCAAATGCTGGGATGGACGCCGCTGGAACTTCGGCAACTCAGCGAGACAGACTGGCGGCAACTTGCCGAGGAAGTTGAGGGTTTCGGTGGTCTTGAACGTCGTCGCATTTTCCACGAAGCGTACGAACGCAAGTATCATCACGCGGCTTTGAATGCGTTCTCGAAGCATGCGAAGTCGCGGAGAAAGACCGCGGAACCTTGGGGAGACCGCCCGGCTTTTCAAATTGTTACTTGCATCGACGACCGTGAGGAATCGTTTCGTCGGCATCTCGAGGAGGTCCAACCACGATGCGAAACCTTCGGCGCGGCCGGATTTTTTGCCGTGGCGATGTACTATCGTGGCGCGGCGGATGGTTTCTATAAGCCACTGTGTCCGGGGGTGATCACACCGGATCATTACGTACAGGAAGATGTGGGCTACACGTTTGAAGGGATTCACCGAGAGCGTGCGGAGTTGCGTCGTCGACTTGGTCGCGTCAGCCATTTGTTTCACACACGCAGCCGAACGTTTCTTGGTGGAATGTTCGCAGGCATCGTGGGTTCGCTGGCGACGGCACCGCTTGTCGCCAGAGTCTTGTTTCCCCACTTGACGGCACGCATCCGCCGCCGGTTCGGTTCACTGTTGCAGCCACCGCCCGTGACCCATTTACAACTCGAACGCTACGCGGACGAACCAGGCCCCGACAACGGCCACATCGGGTATTCGATTGATGAGATGGCGGGCGTTGTTCTGCGGTTGTTGCAAGACATTGGGTTGACGAACTCCCAGGATTTTTCGCGTTTGTTCATCGTCTGCGGGCATGGCTCATCCAGCTTGAACAACCCGCATGAGTCCGCGTACTGCTGTGGTGCGTGTGCGGGAAAACGCGGAGGACCGAACGCTCGCGCCTTCGCCGAAATGGCGAATGACTGGCGTGTTCGAGCACTCGTTGCCGAGCGGGGTGTGGTGATTCCCGAAGACACGACGTTCATCGGTGCCTATCACAACACCTGCGACGATTCTGTTGTGTTCTACGATCTGGACCAACTGCCATCATCCCACCGCCAAGAGTTCGAGGCCGCTCGATCGTCAATCGAAGAAGCTCGTCGGCGGAATGCTCACGAACGTTGTCGCCGCTTTGTTTCCGCACCCTTGGATCTTTCGCCGAAGGAAGCCTTGCGTCACGTCGAGAGCCGCGCACAAGACATTTCTCAAGCCCGACCGGAGTACAACCATGCGACCAATGCCATGTGCGTTGTTGGGCGTCGTGATTGGTCTCGCGGGTTGTTTCTCGACCGACGAGCGTTCCTCACATCTTACGACCCGAACCAGGACGACGAAGATCACACGATCTTGCTTCGCATTCTGTCGGCTGCGATCCCGGTTTGTGCGGGGATCAATCTTGAATATTACTTCTCTTGCGTCGACTACACGAATTACGGGTCGGGCTCCAAACTTCCGCATAACATCGTGTCGTTACTCGGAGTCATGGAAGGCACCTCCAGCGATTTGCGAACGGGACTCTATCAACAGATGGTGGAGATTCACGAACCGTTGCGGATATTGTTCCTGATCGAAACGACACCCGACGCAATGCTTTCGATCATCGAGCGGAACGAGGGAATCGCGAAGTTGTGCCGCGGTGGTTGGTCGCATCTGGCGGTCATCGACACGGAAACATCGCAGATTCAAGTTTTTCGTGACGGAATTTTCGAGCCATTCAACCCCGACGACAGCCAACTGGCACAGGTTTCTTCTTCACTGGACTGCTACCAGGGCCAACGCGATCACTTGCCGTTCTATTCGATTGCCGAAACGGAGGTGTCGCCATGA
- a CDS encoding proton-conducting transporter transmembrane domain-containing protein — protein MTLDSVMGVLGIIVVLSPALLLAALGLPLLCGCKLSEGVQARLTKASVGIGLLASVAILTSMLVTGVRHVPIELGNWVAIEPEHFHFHLKFVFDRLSVPFAILSFVLCGTVGAFASVYLHREQGYARFFLLYALFLLGMIVSSLAGTIETLFFGWELVGLSSALLVAYFHERPGPVRNGQRVWTTYRLADAAFLVAALTMHHLTGAGDFEKLVGSGAWPDGVAEINSWSALAVGVLLLLAAAGKSGMVPFSGWLPRAMEGPTPSSAVFYGALSVHLGTYLLLRVSPLLDVSLPLRIIVIVLGLVSAVMGTLASRVQSDVKNALAFASLIQVGIITVEIGLGLRYIALIHMIGHACLRTLQLLRAPSVLKDYQMLEDAVGEHLAGDAVNTARTATGFQLWLYRFALHRGFLDAFLDDWIVRPFTAVFRWCDGMERRWTNLLSGGPSRESDRVSPYSDSLEDVA, from the coding sequence ATGACTCTCGATTCCGTGATGGGGGTTCTAGGGATCATCGTCGTCTTGAGCCCGGCTTTGCTTCTGGCTGCATTGGGGTTGCCGCTCCTGTGTGGTTGCAAGTTGAGCGAAGGTGTGCAAGCCCGCTTGACGAAGGCATCGGTCGGCATCGGCCTTTTGGCATCTGTAGCCATTCTTACTTCGATGCTAGTGACTGGCGTGCGTCACGTTCCCATTGAGCTGGGCAACTGGGTTGCCATTGAACCGGAACACTTCCATTTTCATTTGAAGTTTGTATTCGATCGTCTATCGGTTCCATTCGCGATATTGTCGTTTGTGCTGTGCGGCACGGTGGGAGCGTTCGCCTCGGTATACCTCCACCGCGAACAAGGCTACGCAAGATTCTTCCTGCTGTACGCGTTGTTTTTGCTTGGGATGATTGTGTCATCGCTAGCGGGGACCATTGAAACACTGTTCTTCGGTTGGGAATTGGTCGGGCTATCCTCTGCGCTTCTTGTAGCCTATTTCCACGAACGCCCTGGACCGGTGCGGAACGGTCAACGTGTTTGGACAACCTACCGTCTGGCGGATGCCGCGTTTCTTGTGGCTGCACTGACGATGCACCATCTCACTGGGGCCGGAGATTTTGAAAAACTCGTGGGGTCCGGGGCGTGGCCGGACGGGGTTGCGGAGATCAATTCTTGGTCGGCGTTGGCTGTGGGCGTGCTATTGCTCCTCGCGGCGGCTGGGAAATCCGGCATGGTTCCATTCTCAGGTTGGTTGCCACGAGCGATGGAAGGGCCAACGCCTTCGAGTGCCGTCTTCTACGGTGCCTTGTCTGTCCATTTGGGGACCTATCTCCTACTGCGTGTGAGTCCATTGCTCGACGTATCGCTGCCGCTGCGAATCATAGTGATCGTGCTTGGCTTGGTTTCGGCTGTCATGGGGACACTGGCTTCGCGTGTGCAAAGCGATGTGAAAAACGCCTTGGCATTCGCCTCGCTGATTCAAGTCGGAATCATCACGGTTGAGATCGGTCTTGGCCTACGGTACATCGCGTTGATTCACATGATCGGTCATGCCTGCTTGCGAACCCTACAGCTTTTGCGGGCGCCTTCCGTCCTGAAAGATTATCAAATGTTGGAAGATGCGGTCGGCGAACATCTCGCGGGGGATGCCGTCAACACGGCTCGAACGGCCACCGGCTTTCAACTCTGGCTCTATCGATTTGCTCTGCATCGAGGTTTTCTCGACGCGTTCTTGGACGACTGGATTGTGCGACCATTTACCGCGGTGTTTCGGTGGTGTGATGGCATGGAACGACGTTGGACAAACCTGCTTTCCGGTGGACCATCGCGTGAGTCCGATCGGGTTTCGCCTTACAGCGACTCCTTGGAGGACGTGGCCTGA
- a CDS encoding proton-conducting transporter transmembrane domain-containing protein produces MSELHLPWLELSVLLPLVGAVCVSLLKNRDRARMVCTILCAITLALTIGEWFDFAMLGSFEAHDHWDLFQTIFHRDVFVVDELSAPLLPLGALLYLATVMTTLRTKSHRFSFHWTLVSESILLATLACRHPWLIIALLAIATIPPWWELRQRKQCTRVYVIHMTLFVALLVVGQALADWATTSALFSIIAGGLLTAGALLRSGVCPLHCWMTDLFEKATFGTALLFVTPMTGVYAVMRLVFPIAPSWALQSIAILSLVTAVYAAGMALVQRDSRRFFCYLFLSHSSLVLVGLEMATPIGLAGALCVWLSVGISLLGFGLALRSVEARTGRITLDTFHGLYEHTPFLAAMFLLTGLASIGFPGTVGFIGTELLVEGAVEIYPLVGLAVVVAAAMNGVAVVKAYFHVFTGTRHSSTVKMDCRPAERITILVMVVLIVGGGLNPQPGVQSRYHAARALLEHRSVEQPNSSDQTDRTLSPQTARTSDKSNRKWKR; encoded by the coding sequence ATGTCGGAACTTCATCTGCCTTGGCTCGAACTTTCCGTGCTGTTGCCGTTGGTCGGTGCCGTCTGTGTTTCGTTGCTGAAGAACCGTGATCGAGCGAGAATGGTGTGCACGATTTTGTGTGCGATCACACTCGCGTTGACGATCGGTGAATGGTTCGATTTCGCGATGCTGGGTTCGTTTGAAGCCCACGATCACTGGGATCTGTTTCAGACAATTTTTCATCGTGACGTGTTCGTCGTCGATGAACTGAGTGCACCGCTGTTGCCTTTGGGAGCGTTGCTCTATTTGGCGACCGTGATGACAACCTTGCGAACCAAGAGCCATCGCTTTTCGTTCCATTGGACGCTCGTTTCGGAGTCGATCTTGCTGGCCACGCTCGCGTGTCGTCATCCGTGGTTGATTATCGCTTTGCTCGCCATCGCAACAATTCCGCCATGGTGGGAACTTCGGCAACGCAAGCAATGCACGCGGGTCTATGTCATACACATGACGTTGTTCGTCGCGTTGCTCGTTGTCGGGCAAGCCCTGGCCGATTGGGCGACGACCTCAGCCCTTTTCTCGATCATCGCCGGTGGCCTCTTGACTGCGGGAGCATTGCTTCGCAGTGGAGTTTGCCCGCTTCATTGTTGGATGACTGACTTATTCGAGAAAGCCACGTTTGGAACAGCGTTGCTGTTCGTGACTCCCATGACGGGAGTCTACGCAGTGATGCGATTAGTGTTTCCCATTGCTCCGTCTTGGGCTTTGCAAAGCATCGCAATCTTGTCTCTAGTGACAGCCGTTTACGCGGCCGGCATGGCGTTGGTTCAACGAGATTCCCGACGCTTCTTTTGCTATCTATTTCTTAGCCATTCCTCGCTGGTGCTCGTCGGGTTGGAAATGGCAACACCGATCGGGCTGGCCGGAGCACTCTGCGTGTGGTTGAGCGTTGGGATTTCTTTGCTGGGTTTCGGGCTCGCTTTGCGGAGTGTCGAAGCTCGCACAGGACGGATCACGCTCGATACTTTTCATGGTCTCTACGAGCACACGCCGTTTCTCGCGGCGATGTTCCTTCTCACCGGATTGGCGTCGATTGGCTTTCCTGGCACAGTGGGATTTATCGGCACGGAACTTCTCGTGGAGGGAGCCGTTGAGATTTATCCGCTGGTCGGACTGGCGGTGGTTGTTGCCGCCGCGATGAATGGCGTGGCAGTTGTCAAAGCCTACTTTCATGTGTTTACCGGCACACGACACTCTTCGACTGTAAAGATGGATTGCCGTCCCGCGGAACGCATCACGATCCTGGTCATGGTGGTTCTGATTGTCGGTGGCGGACTGAATCCTCAGCCGGGTGTGCAATCACGCTATCATGCGGCCCGTGCGTTGCTTGAGCATCGAAGCGTCGAGCAACCCAATTCTTCTGACCAAACCGACAGAACGCTTTCCCCCCAAACCGCTCGTACCTCTGACAAATCCAACCGCAAATGGAAACGATGA